The genomic window ctgttcgaaaatgagtgaaaacaatgaagaaattcgctatattttgaacttttttttttttaaagggaaGAATGCAACGCAAGcgaccaatgaaatttgtgaagtttacggagacgattgTGTATCAGTTcctgtagcacaacaatggttcgctcgcttccgttctggaaatttcgattaaaCTGATGAAAGCTTTACATTGTGGAATAAtttctctagcggaaaaatgccaGAAAGTGGTCGACtgaaatggtacatatttgcttatttatttattgttataaataaaatataagttgaAGGTTGATCTggaatacgaaaagactttttcgggtttttgagatttttatcagaattttcgaTCACGCtattttctcaccaagaagctgcttatttggcGGAACCAACtatatcgaactactatagcaaactggtctatcaaaatcaagtccgtgaatttttttaatttattagatatctacacgaaatttttcataagttattgtccaagacaacgGTACAATCAATTGATCAAATCAGtccactgtaacatatagctcccatataaACTAATCGAtaaaactcaagttcttgtatgggaacttttattatatgtaaaGAGTATTATATCTAATTAAGGGACAACTTAACTTTTCTGAAGGCAAAAAGCTCACTTGCGATTATTTTTGGAACAACGAACGAACGCACAgatatcaataatttttaaccGTTCGCCATTTTCAATAGTAGCCTGCAAGAGAACAGCTGAGCTCCGACCTGCTCCCACTCCAAAGAACCCGAGGCAAGGTGCACTTCCGTGTCAgttcatcagctttgcagttacgTATACCTGTCATAACTTAATCAAACTAGTCCTAATCAGAAGTAACTAATATGCTGTTGAAATCCTTAACCACCTTCGAGTGCATAGTCATTGTGTTCAAGATTAGTATTGCCGCTCTACTATTGGAATAGATAATCAGATTCCTTAAGGAAGCTGAGCTCTAGAGTTTTAGACAAATCGGTTATTTGATGGCAGAAATCTCAGCAATAGACAGCAAACCTCATGCTGCTCGAGTTTATTTTCTAGCGCTTAATTGGTTTAATTGTGGTCTCTAGAACAACAATAGTATTCTCGATAAGAGACGCCGCCTTACCCCAATTTCTCCTCTacatttcttctttattggcgtagctttacttgggagtggccagaaacgaggAGAATGAAGTCATTTGTTGAAATTCACGCAAGTGGGGAAAGTTACCTGAGCGCcaatcacttgggagtggccagaaacgattactTTACATACGGCTTAAGTAGCTCACGACTTcgggtcttagaccaagtatcctctgggtagtcaaAGGCATCCTTTTGAAGGCGAGcttaagtgagaaggcgaaccatctcTCCCCAAGGTTGTGCGCCGGGTTTGGGACCCGGATAAGTAACCACCTTTTTTGTCCTCTCCAAGAACTTATTATCTAAgtaattatttcacttttacaGCAGATTTAAGGCGAACGTATCCGATCCGCGACTGTGGGACTTTATATCTCTTAGGGTTTATGCCAAGGCTATGTTTAGCCGCTCGGTTTTTTATGATGCCGAGATAAGACTGAGTTAGCTCATACTTGGTACTCAGCCCTTTCCCTTTGTTAATGACAATCACCCGACTCTCCTCGTAAGTCGAGTTACCATAATCCCTAACTCTCCCTTGTGACATGCGCCACTCCACACAGCTACGATCATTCTGTCCCAGAGAAGACTGAAAATTAAATGCTTGAGATTTGATTCAGGGCCATATCTTTTAAGAGCTATTACGACCGCTTCCGGCAAAACATTATTCAGCGTTCCACCGATACCTACGAAGGTGGTTTACGGtaaaaaaagaggaaaaaaaaACCGTATTTGATGCGAATGATTCCctctgtttttgagatatcgatctgaaactttgcacccGCAAAtgtctcttcaaaaagctgcttatttgtcggaacagtcgatatcggaccactatagcatataactgtcatccAGGAAAAGCTCTTGTTGAAAAACTCtttctttttacaaattttcttcacgaaatttggcataaattattctccaaggcaacgctacaatcttcgaacaaaACTGCATAGATTGGACCACGATAGCATATCGCTGCCACCGTCTGAAGTCAAGATAAATAtctttttgtgtaattttaagCATTAGAATGGCACGCGTGAAGGCTATTAAGCTGAAGTACAaccgaagttgacgtttttcttgttttttaatgtatttctAACATCTATTagttttatcaaaagaaaaaatacaaaactactAATATATTCAAAACGGAaactaaaagttattttttagcagaaaatttacaaataatttatttcgtaAACTTTATGGCACCCTTATGTTAACATGCCAATAATTATGTCTACCAACTAGCGTTCTGTTTAGGTTTACTCATACACACCCTAAATACACCCACAACCTAGACATTGTAATGTTAAATCAATTGTTTAAGCGATGATACGCAAATGACAATGTTTCTTCTGGAAAAAGACCATTCACATAAATGCCGGCCTACAATACACccaaaacacatacacataaatacttTGCAACACATTTATTTAGCACTTAACACTCGTACAATTATTCTGAGTGGTCACAAGTGTCTTTGAATATTGTCTGCCTCAATCATTTCCACCCGAACAGGTGTTTTGCCGCTTCTTTTgtgcatgtgtacatatgtatgtgtatatatgtgcgtAACTGTATATAAAGCATTTCCGCTagacatatttatgcatatccGACAAGCTGAGTTGGCGGTTGTCATCGGCCAGAGGGTGAACACCTGAGCGCTGCTGCTTATTTTAAATATCTCTTCTAAATTTCAACGTtttgcgcacatacatataaaacgCTTACACAGCCACATGTGCGCATCCATATACACATTATTgcaatatatgtgtgtatacatatattattgtataactgtatgtttgtatatagcTGAGAAATGTAATACAGAAAAGTCAACACTTGCCAGTCAATTCACACATTCCCACTGTTGGGCGCGTTTTTGACCCAaacgctttgtttttgtttgcactgACAGTCGCTGGCGcgaatgtatgtatttgtgtatctAGAAAGTTGTTggaacttttatttatattcgcGCCTGCATTTTGCTACTGcatcttacatatgtatgtatgtatgtatgtactatatgcttgtgtgtgggtgtgtgtgtacatctaatattgtataatatttgtaaaagtgTAAAAGCAATGTGCTAGTCTTCACTTCTCACGTTTTCAAGGATACTCTCTgaagtgaattaaaaaatttttacttttacttataaAATCTATGCCACACTGCATATTCAAGGtgaacacatatatacatacatatgtatacacatactgACACGCAcccatacatttatatatatacatatatatatatgtatgtaggtatgtataaaCGGATGTACGCAAATTCAATAGAATAAATActgacaacaataataacatgttACAATATCCCACCGAATGCCAGCAACTTTATGTTACACACttttatttcattacatttttccACACCGCGCCTATAACTATGCTACTTCACATAACCGTGCACTTGTTTACTCCACACAGTGCTTCTAAAAATTGAGGTACTTTCGAAACAGCTtcaaagcacaaaaaaattaattcttattGCGTTATAAAAGTAATTAAGCAATTATTTTAGTAATCAACGGCCGTATTTGATATTCGCACGGATGCACCCATTGAAAGCGTTATTCACATGGATGTTGGGTCTTTTATTTCGTCTACACTGAAGCTGCGAACGTCTTGGAGCAAACTGACTTGTTGTCGCGCAGCGAGTAGATTAGTTTGGTTGGTAGTTGCCGATTCTTAAAAGCTTTCAATTTGAGCTTTTCAAAAGTTTAACGCTTTTTGTGCTCTCACTCTCTTTCACCGGTAAAGTGGTAATGACATGTACAGTAAACGCTGTAAATGGTGCTGGATTGCCGTTGAAGTAATTCACTAAGCCAAAGTCATCGTATAtcctcaaaaattttatgaagtttGTTAGAGGCAATTTTAAACAAATCCTTCTCATCCCTccgttttcaatttcatttgtcTTAAATGATTGGATAATATCTCAAAAATGTTGTGTCTAAATTTTAGTGTTCCAAACTTTAAAACGTTTCCCCCACAACTCCCGTTTTCAGAGTCGGTACTCTTCATAACATCAAAACTActgatcgttttgaaattttgaatattatttttatacaggTAACGCTATACGAAGTAACGCTGgagaaattttcaaatgcatatatatttttcttttataataataagttaaacgatttttctccaaaaaattgctttttatcCTACAAAGTGCTCTGAAATAgggaaaaattttgaattaatgacgaatttaattgaaattgacaATTAACATataatttgtacacattttttcgACCACAGTGTATATTCAAAACCtttaaaatttgacatttcACACTTTTATTGCCCGGtggtttgttttcattttttgttttgacatttTGCTGTTCACATTACTCAATAGGACGGTATTTTTCAAGCATTCATATTAATTCTCTGATTTTACTGGGTCAAAGTGCTTTATCTATTCAGTGGCGAGGCCACAGGTGATATCTTCCGCATGAATCCATTCAAGTAGGACGAGGTTCAATCAAAATAAAGGGATGACCCTTGCGCTACGCCTTTTGCGCCGACCGGCTTATCTCTCCCAAAGTAGTTCATTTACACTGCAGCGGCAACAGTATGCCACCCCCCTAGCCATAGTCATACGGAAACGAAGGTAAGCTACTATAATTTACACCACTACGTATACTTCACACATTATTAAGtgaaatataacaaattttaattatttaatcatatttttgtaGTGGTGCAACGGAGAAACGCGCTGTCGAAAAGAAATCACAACTCCCACCCATCGTTCCACCTAAAATATATTCAACAGAACCAAAGCATGAAACAGCTAAAAGTGATGACTCGGATGATGCACAGAGTTGGTCTAAATGGCCACCACCCGCAAAGGATGACAAAAAATTATCTTCCCAAAGGCTGTCAAGAGAAAACGTCGAGGGCTAtatgtttaaacatttttttgactatatcaaaaactatgaaaaattGTTGGAGAAAAACTTTCCCTCAGCCATGAAATTATATCGCACTTATGTTGACGGCGTAATGGATTTTTACAACGATATGAAATCTTACCTAAAGGTAGCGCGCATTGTGAATAACTCACCAATGGGACTGAAAGCGCTCAATCGTAAAGAACTTGAGCTCTACATGCAAATGCCACGCGATATGATGAAAGTTGCGCCTGCGTTAATTGTCGTGGCACTGCCGCTGGTCGGTTACGTGGCGATGCCGTTAATGTAGGTATATTGTAAGAATAACACACTGTCATACTTtcttaattttccatttagttTCGCGTATCCACAGCTATTCTTATGTTCGCATTTTTGGACCCTACAACAACGGGCAGAGTTCCAGCAAGCGATATTGCAAAGGCggctgaaaaataataaatctgtTTTCAGAATTCTACAATCGAAATTAAAGGACACCAAGAAACACGAAAGTCACCAAGAACTGCAACAAATACTGGGCATGTTGGGAAGCGGCTTTCATCCCAGTGTCGAGTCATTGCTCAGAGTCAAAGACATTTTTGCGCAACCGCCATACGATCTGCTCTCTCTAAGTAGGAAACAAGTTGTGAGTAGTTTTTATATACCGTTTTGGAACACATTTATTACaatattgttgtaattattttgtttttgtagaaattgttGTGTCAACTGCATGGGGTCCCAACGCCTTTGTTCAAACGTTATCACCTTGCGGAGCATGCGTTTCTGGTACATAACATGGATTTAGCTATTGTACGCGAAGGACATGTTCATAACATGCATCCGGATGGTATTAGACGTTCTTGCTATATACGTGGGCTCAATCCCAGCAATCTTAGCCATGAAGAAATGATAGCATGGCTACGGAATTGGATAAAAATTTCCACATCACTTGAAGAGCAACATATTAGCATGTTCCTGTACCTGCCAGTGCTATTAGGCTATAACCATCCAAATAATTGGCACTTAATTTATGACAAGAGTTAGATGGTTAAATAAAAGCGAACGATCGTAATTCAAGACGCACTTGAAGATAAAGAAAAAAGATTGAAAGGAAAGAACTACCACATATCGAAGTGCCAGGAAAGAAGCTTTCTTAtcattattttaagtttattttattgttcATATACATCAAATGATTCGTATTTTGTTACGAATTATATTAGTACATATATTAGCtccatttttttgttaaaaatttagtaCCCAcct from Bactrocera tryoni isolate S06 chromosome 5, CSIRO_BtryS06_freeze2, whole genome shotgun sequence includes these protein-coding regions:
- the LOC120777688 gene encoding LETM1 domain-containing protein 1, with translation MTLALRLLRRPAYLSQSSSFTLQRQQYATPLAIVIRKRSGATEKRAVEKKSQLPPIVPPKIYSTEPKHETAKSDDSDDAQSWSKWPPPAKDDKKLSSQRLSRENVEGYMFKHFFDYIKNYEKLLEKNFPSAMKLYRTYVDGVMDFYNDMKSYLKVARIVNNSPMGLKALNRKELELYMQMPRDMMKVAPALIVVALPLVGYVAMPLIFAYPQLFLCSHFWTLQQRAEFQQAILQRRLKNNKSVFRILQSKLKDTKKHESHQELQQILGMLGSGFHPSVESLLRVKDIFAQPPYDLLSLSRKQVKLLCQLHGVPTPLFKRYHLAEHAFLVHNMDLAIVREGHVHNMHPDGIRRSCYIRGLNPSNLSHEEMIAWLRNWIKISTSLEEQHISMFLYLPVLLGYNHPNNWHLIYDKS